Proteins encoded within one genomic window of Fusarium musae strain F31 chromosome 4, whole genome shotgun sequence:
- a CDS encoding hypothetical protein (EggNog:ENOG41), with translation MRDSSTGRSRGFGFLTFKDAKTVNIVMVKEHFLDGKIIDPKRAIPRDEQEKTSKIFVGGVSQETTDQEFKEYFAQFGRVVDATLMMDKDTGRPRGFGFVTFENEAGVDACINVPLEIHGKPIEVKKAQPRGNLREEEEASRRGKFRKDGDQSSQGSMGQQMGNNGMTPQVMAQYFQRMQQYFAMMQSQMAMSRGMPMNPAMWQNMMQMQQMQQQMMGRGGGGANAQNMMQNMNPQMMQQMQQMQQQMMQQQGQQGGQDAASGSASPTASASGGGGRGYDNNNYNQYQQAQGGRRGGRGGYGGHGGGHGGYGMGGGGGAPTSWEGMYDDVPQPNSQGSGGFNRAGSASANSDPQHAPPANAPTGPKNAGKPGANYRGGGRGGNRGFHPYSR, from the exons ATGAGAGACAGCAGTACCGGCCGGTCGCGAGGATTTGGTTTTTTGACTTTCAAGGACGCCAAGACAgtcaacatcgtcatggTCAAGGAGCATTTccttgatggcaagatc ATCGACCCTAAACGTGCCATTCCCCGAGACGAACAAGAGAAGACGAGTAAGATCTTCGTCGGAGGTGTCAGCCAGGAAACCACCGATCAAGAATTCAAGGAATACTTTGCACAGTTCGGCCGCGTCGTAGATGCAACTCTTATGATGGACAAAGATACCGGTCGTCCACGAGGATTCGGGTTTGTGACGTTTGAAAATGAAGCCGGCGTCGATGCCTGTATCAACGTACCACTAGAAATTCACGGAAAACCCATCGAGGTCAAGAAAGCCCAGCCTAGGGGCAACcttcgagaagaggaagaggcatCACGACGCGGCAAGTTTAGGAAAGACGGCGACCAGTCAAGCCAGGGCTCCATGGGCCAACAGATGGGCAACAACGGCATGACACCCCAAGTCATGGCCCAATACTTTCAACGCATGCAACAGTATTTCGCTATGATGCAGTCACAAATGGCCATGAGCCGAGGAATGCCCATGAACCCAGCCATGTGGCAGaacatgatgcagatgcaacaGATGCAACAACAGATGATGGGTCGAGGAGGCGGCGGTGCTAATGCTCAGAACATGATGCAGAACATGAACCCacagatgatgcagcagaTGCAACAAATGCAGCAACAGATGATGCAACAGCAGGGCCAGCAAGGTGGTCAAGACGCTGCTTCCGGCAGTGCTAGTCCCACTGCCTCTGCCAgcggcggtggtggtcgGGGATACGACAATAACAACTACAATCAAtaccaacaagctcaaggaggtCGTCGTGGGGGCCGTGGAGGCTACGGCGGTCATGGAGGAGGTCATGGAGGCTATGGTAtgggtggaggagggggcgCCCCTACTTCATGGGAGGGCATGTACGACGACGTTCCTCAGCCAAACTCCCAAGGCTCAGGTGGCTTTAACCGTGCTGGCAGTGCCAGTGCGAACTCTGACCCGCAGCATGCACCACCCGCCAATGCGCCTACAGGACCCAAAAACGCCGGTAAACCTGGAGCTAATTACCGTGGTGGAGGACGGGGTGGAAACCGCGGCTTTCACCCTTACTCACGATAA
- the RSP5 gene encoding NEDD4 E3 ubiquitin-protein ligase (EggNog:ENOG41), with amino-acid sequence MYPAALDKEFNQLEIISRTNEDGILAVQVFDQKKFKKKDQGFLGVINIRVGDVIPELSPDADDQMLTRDLKKSTDNLVVHGKLIINLSCNLSAPARGGQASTARPSLGTGPSNASNLSAPPPENRPGSSLSGPNGAGGSQVNLAHRPSSISSVGGTSAPGPNASGQTRQSNQLSPFEDAQGRLPAGWERREDNLGRTYYVDHNTRTTSWNRPTASGAQEQRNDREAATQVERQRHQNRTLPEERTGSNSPTLHAQQPQPSASPATNGGAVMHTGATSPGTGELPPGWEQRWTPEGRPYFVDHNTRTTTWVDPRRQQYIRMYGGQNNANGQIQQQPVSQLGPLPSGWEMRLTNTARVYFVDHNTKTTTWDDPRLPSSLDQNVPQYKRDFRRKLIYFRSQPAMRILSGQCHIKVRRSHIFEDSFAEITRQSATDLKKRLMIKFDGEDGLDYGGLSREFFFLLSHEMFNPFYCLFEYSAHDNYTLQINPHSGINPEHLNYFKFIGRVVGLAIFHRRFLDAFFIGALYKMMLGKAVALADMEGVDADFHRSLQWMLDNDISGGILEQTFSTEDERFGVMTTEDLIPDGRNIDVTNENKKEYVDLMVKWRIEKRIAEQFQAFKEGFQELIPQDLINVFDERELELLIGGIAEIDVDDWKKHTDYRGYTESDEVVQNFWATVRSWDGEQKSRLLQFTTGTSRIPVNGFKDLQGSDGPRRFTIEKAGEITNLPKAHTCFNRLDLPPYKSLEMLQQKLTIAVEETMGFGQE; translated from the exons ATGTACCCCGCCGCTTTAGACAAAGAATTTAACCAACTCGAGATCATTAGTCGTACCAATGAAGATGGTATCCTTGCAGTCCAAGTTTTCGACCAAAAGAAGTTTAAGAAGAAGGACCAGGGTTTCCTAGGCGTCATAAACATTCGCGTTGGAGATGTTATCCCTGAGCTCAGCCCAGATGCCGATG ACCAGATGCTTACTCGAGACCTTAAAAAATCAACCGATAACCTCGTCGTTCACGGcaaacttattattaacctgtCCTGCAATCTCAGTGCACCAGCCCGCGGTGGCCAGGCATCGACGGCACGACCATCTCTCGGCACCGGCCCGTCGAACGCTTCGAACCTCTCCGCCCCTCCACCGGAAAACCGACCAGGATCTTCACTTTCTGGACCAAATGGCGCGGGTGGTTCACAAGTCAACCTGGCCCATCGTCCATCCAGCATCAGCTCTGTTGGTGGCACCAGCGCTCCAGGACCAAATGCTTCCGGACAAACTCGACAAAGCAATCAACTCAGCCCATTCGAGGATGCCCAGGGTCGACTACCAGCTGGCTGGGAGCGCCGAGAAGACAATCTCGGCCGTACTTACTACGTTGACCACAACACTCGCACAACGAGCTGGAATCGACCCACTGCTTCTGGCGCCCAAGAGCAACGAAACGATCGAGAAGCAGCTACTCAGGTTGAGCGACAGAGACATCAGAACCGCACTTTGCCCGAGGAACGAACCGGTTCCAATTCACCGACGCTGCACGCCCAGCAGCCCCAGCCATCAGCATCACCGGCTACTAATGGTGGCGCAGTGATGCATACTGGAGCGACGAGCCCTGGAACGGGAGAACTCCCGCCTGGCTGGGAGCAACGGTGGACCCCAGAAGGTCGACCATACTTCGTTGATCACAATACAAGAACCACGACCTGGGTAGATCCACGTCGCCAACAATACATCCGCATGTATGGCGGTCAGAATAATGCCAACGGCCAGATCCAGCAGCAACCCGTATCGCAACTTGGTCCTCTGCCTAGTGGCTGGGAGATGCGCCTGACAAACACTGCTCGAGTGTACTTTGTTGATCATaacaccaagaccaccacTTGGGACGATCCTCGACTACCGTCGTCTCTTGACCAAAATGTTCCTCAGTACAAGCGAGACTTCAGACGAAAGCTCATCTACTTCCGCTCACAGCCAGCCATGCGAATTCTCAGTGGACAATGCCACATCAAGGTGCGACGATCTCACATCTTCGAGGACTCTTTTGCCGAGATCACACGCCAGTCTGCAACGGATTTGAAGAAACGACTTATGATCAAGTTCGATGGCGAAGATGGTTTGGATTACGGTGGTCTCTCTCGAgaattcttcttcctcctctcccaCGAAATGTTCAACCCCTTCTATTGCCTATTCGAATACTCCGCCCACGATAATTACACCCTTCAGATTAACCCACATTCCGGCATCAACCCGGAACATCTCAACTATTTCAAGTTCATCGGCCGTGTTGTCGGCTTGGCTATATTCCACAGGCGATTTTTGGATGCGTTCTTTATTGGCGCTTTGTACAAGATGATGCTTGGCAAGGCGGTGGCCTTGGCCGATATGGAGGGTGTGGATGCCGATTTCCACCGATCATTGCAGTGGATGCTGGATAACGATATATCGGGCGGGATTCTTGAGCAGACTTTCTCGACCGAAGACGAGAGATTTGGAGTGATGACTACTGAGGATCTCATCCCTGATGGCCGCAATATTGATGTCACCAATGAAAACAAGAAGGAGTACGTTGATCTCATGGTCAAGTGGCGCATTGAGAAACGTATCGCCGAGCAGTTCCAGGCTTTCAAGGAAGGGTTTCAAGAGCTTATCCCTCAGGATCTTATTAACGTCTTTGATGAGCGTGAGCTGGAGCTTTTGATTGGAGGTATTGCCGAAATTGATGTTGACGACTGGAAGAAGCACACCGATTATCGAGGATATACCGAATCCGACGAGGTCGTGCAGAACTTCTGGGCAACAGTACGCTCGTGGGATGGGGAGCAGAAGTCCCGTCTACTACAATTTACTACAGGTACTTCTCGAATCCCAgtcaatggcttcaaggaTCTCCAAGGTAGCGACGGCCCACGACGATTTACAATTGAGAAGGCGGGAGAAATCACAAATCTGCCAAAGGCGCATACATG TTTCAATCGACTTGACTTGCCCCCTTACAAGAGTCTAGAAATGCTTCAACAAAAGCTTACCATCGCCGTTGAGGAAACTATGGGCTTTGGCCAAGAGTAG
- a CDS encoding hypothetical protein (EggNog:ENOG41) translates to MAPRSRAKAVDTDASMSDAQEHRQEEEMEVDETPDYTDTENPSTTASSVAGEPTGDGRRRRTEVNQLRRSIFGKKHDRLGESKEDDTIRRFRYLLGLTDLFRHFIETNPDPKIRDIMTEIDRQNAESARGKKGAGRQGGATSERRRRTEAEEDAELLKDEKHGGSAETVFRESPPFIHGTMRDYQVAGLNWLISLHENGISGILADEMGLGKTLQTISFLGYLRHILDITGPHLVIVPKSTLDNWKREFAKWTPEVDVLVLQGAKDERQTLINNRLVDEKFDVCITSYEMVLREKAHLKKFAWEYIIIDEAHRIKNEESSLSQVIRLFSSRNRLLITGTPLQNNLHELWALLNFLLPDVFGDSEAFDQWFSGQDRDQDTVVQQLHRVLRPFLLRRVKSDVEKSLLPKKEVNVYLGMSEMQIKWYQKILEKDIDAVNGAGGKRESKTRLLNIVMQLRKCCNHPYLFEGAEPGPPYTTDEHLIYNAGKMAVLDKLLKRLQKQGSRVLIFSQMSRLLDILEDYCVFREYKYCRIDGGTAHEDRIAAIDEYNKPGSEKFVFLLTTRAGGLGINLTTADIVILYDSDWNPQADLQAMDRAHRIGQTKQVVVYRFVTDNAIEEKVLERAAQKLRLDQLVIQQGRAQQAAKAAANKDELLSMIQHGAEKVFQSKGPTGNMASKDGEVGDDDIDEILAKGENRTKELNAKYEKLGIDDLQKFTSESAYEWNGENFANTKKNINMTWINPAKRERKEQSYSMDKYFRQTMYPNPKADAKPKAPRAPKQVPVHDYQFYPPRLRDLQDRETAYYRKEIGYKVPLPDGDEENLEEREAERALDQQEIDNATPLTEEEREEKEKLSLQGFGDWNKRDFQQFVNGSGKYGRTDYEGISNEIDSKSAPEIKAYAKVFWQRYTEIADYPKYIKTIEDGEERTRRIGHHQKLLRKKMQQYRVPLQQLKINYSVSTTNKKVYTEEEDRFLLVLLDRYGIDSEGLYEKMRDDIRESPLFRFDWFFLSRTPIELSRRCTTLITTIVKEFEDVPARGSNGVNGKSKREPDDENDEDSILGMAPAKKKAKNGVKNKALDNVKSVKSSKNSSATPSRASSVASTVSAGGSAKGKKGKKK, encoded by the exons ATGGCGCCTCGCTCTCGAGCTAAAGCTGTCGATACTGACGCGTCCATGTCTGACGCGCAGGAGCatcgtcaagaagaagagatg GAAGTTGACGAGACCCCCGACTACACTGATACCGAGAACCCTAGCACTACTGCTAGCAGCGTCGCCGGAGAGCCTACGGGGGATGGCCGTAGGCGCCGCACAGAAGTCAATCAACTTCGTCGTAGCATTTTTGGAAAGAAGCACGATCGCTTAGGCGAGTCAAAG GAAGATGACACTATTCGTCGATTTCGATACCTCCTCGGCCTGACAGACCTCTTCCGCCATTTCATTGAAACAAACCCCGACCCCAAGATTCGCGATATCATGACCGAAATCGATCGACAGAATGCCGAATCTGCGCGGGGCAAGAAGGGTGCCGGAAGGCAAGGGGGTGCCACGAGCGAGCGACGCCGACgtactgaagctgaagaagacgcCGAACTCTTGAAAGATGAGAAGCACGGCGGCTCCGCTGAGACGGTCTTCCGAGAATCCCCTCCGTTCATCCATGGCACCATGCGAGACTACCAGGTTGCCGGTCTCAATTGGCTGATTTCCCTGCATGAGAATGGTATTTCTGGTATTCTTGCCGATGAAATGGGACTTGGAAAGACCCTGCAAACTATTTCATTTCTCGGCTACTTGCGACACATCCTTGACATTACTGGACCACACTTGGTCATCGTGCCCAAGTCCACGCTCGATAACTGGAAGCGAGAGTTTGCCAAATGGACACCCGAGGTCGATGTTTTGGTGCTTCAGGGTGCTAAAGATGAACGGCAAACTCTAATCAACAACCGGCTTGTTGACGAGAAGTTTGATGTTTGCATTACCAGCTACGAAATGGTGCTTCGAGAGAAAGCGCATTTGAAGAAGTTTGCTTGGGaatacatcatcatcgacgaa GCGCATCGCATCAAGAACGAAGAGTCATCACTGTCACAGGTTATCCGATTGTTCTCCTCCAGAAACCGATTACTTATTACGGGCACACCGTTACAAAACAACCTGCACGAACTCTGGGCTCTCCTGAATTTCTTGCTTCCTGATGTTTTCGGCGATTCTGAAGCATTTGATCAGTGGTTCTCTGGTCAAGACCGCGATCAAGACACGGTCGTACAACAACTACATAGAGTCCTCCGCCCCTTCTTACTGCGTCGTGTGAAGAGCGATGTGGAGAAGAGTCTTTTGCCCAAGAAAGAGGTCAATGTTTATCTTGGCATGTCGGAGATGCAGATTAAATGGTACCAGAAGATTCTGGAGAAAGACATTGATGCTGTGAACGGCGCTGGTGGCAAACGAGAGTCAAAGACACGACTGCTCAATATCGTGATGCAGCTTCGAAAATGTTGTAACCACCCATATCTGTTCGAGGGCGCCGAGCCCGGACCCCCTTACACAACCGATGAGCATTTGATTTACAATGCTGGCAAGATGGCAGTTCtcgacaagctcctcaagcggCTCCAGAAGCAGGGAAGCCGcgttctcatcttctctcaAATGAGCCGACTATTGGATATTCTCGAAGACTATTGTGTCTTTCGGGAGTACAAATATTGTCGAATCGATGGTGGCACAGCGCATGAAGATCGAATTGCTGCCATTGACGAATACAACAAACCTGGTTCGGAGAAATTTGTCTTCCTCCTTACAACGCGTGCTGGTGGTTTGGGCATTAACTTGACGACTGCCGACATTGTTATTCTCTATGACAGCGACTGGAACCCTCAAGCTGATCTTCAGGCCATGGATCGAGCCCATCGTATTGGTCAGACTAAGCAGGTTGTTGTATACAGATTTGTCACAGATAACGCCATCGAAGAAAAGGTCCTGGAGAGAGCTGCCCAGAAGCTACGACTAGACCAACTGGTTATCCAACAAGGCCGTGCCCAACAAGCCGCTAAAGCTGCAGCCAACAAAGATGAGCTTCTTTCCATGATCCAACACGGTGCTGAGAAGGTCTTTCAGTCTAAGGGGCCTACCGGCAACATGGCCTCCAAGGATGGCGAAGTTGGTGATGACGATATCGACGAGATCCTTGCAAAGGGCGAAAACCGAACAAAGGAGCTGAACGCAAAATATGAGAAGTTGGGAATCGATGATCTGCAAAAGTTTACCTCAGAGTCTGCTTACGAGTGGAATGGCGAGAACTTCGCCAACACAAAGAAAAATATCAACATGACCTGGATCAACCCGGCCAAGCGAGAGCGAAAGGAGCAGTCATACTCAATGGATAAGTACTTCCGGCAAACTATGTATCCCAACCCCAAGGCCGATGCTAAGCCAAAGGCACCCCGGGCACCAAAGCAAGTTCCTGTTCATGACTACCAATTTTACCCCCCTCGCTTGCGAGATCTCCAAGATAGGGAGACTGCTTACTATCGGAAGGAGATTGGGTATAAGGTACCTCTACCTGAcggtgatgaagaaaatCTTGAAGAGCGAGAGGCCGAAAGAGCCCTCGACCAGCAGGAGATTGACAACGCTACACCTTTgactgaggaagagagggaggaaaaagagaagttATCGCTACAAGGTTTTGGAGACTGGAACAAACGGGACTTTCAGCAATTTGTCAATGGATCGGGCAAATACGGACGAACTGACTACGAAGGCATCTCTAACGAGATTGACAGCAAGTCAGCCCCCGAAATCAAGGCTTATGCAAAGGTTTTTTGGCAACGCTATACCGAGATCGCCGACTACCCGAAATACATCAAGACTAtcgaagatggcgaggagcGGACTCGCCGTATTGGCCATCACCAAAAGCTTTTGAGAAAAAAGATGCAGCAGTATCGAGTCCCTCTGCAGcagctcaagatcaactATTCTGTGTCGACTACCAACAAGAAGGTTTAcactgaagaagaggaccgATTCCTTTTGGTTTTGCTCGATCGATATGGCATTGATTCGGAAGGTCTCTACGAAAAGATGCGAGACGACATTAGAGAGTCGCCTCTGTTCCGATTTGACTGGTTCTTTCTCAGTCGAACACCAATTGAGCTGTCTCGTCGATGCACTACTTTGATCACTACTATTGTTAAAGAGTTCGAAGACGTCCCTGCTCGTGGCTCAAACGGAGTGAATGGAAAATCTAAGCGAGAGCCTGACGATGAGAATGACGAAGATAGCATTCTTGGTATGgcaccagcaaagaagaaggccaaaaACGGCGTCAAG AACAAGGCACTCGATAATGTCAAGTCCGTCAAGTCTAGCAAGAATAGCTCTGCCACGCCATCAAGAGCATCTAGTGTTGCCTCTACCGTATCCGCAGGAGGTTCTGCtaagggcaagaagggtaAAAAGAAGTGA
- the TIF34 gene encoding translation initiation factor eIF3 subunit (EggNog:ENOG41~BUSCO:EOG09262W7C) — MRPILLAGHERALTQIRFNKDGDLIFSVAKDQQICAWFSHNGERLGTYHGHVGAIWTVDVNPTSTMIASGSADNTIRLWEVKTGRLIKTWEFPTAVKRVEFNEDATKLLGVTEKRMGYLSNIVVIDINPDLNAEQTDEKALTIVCDESKATVAGWSALSKYIIAGHEDGSVSRYDAKTGDLLDNVPVHELNQPIVDLQWSPDRTYFITACKDKTAKLISARDLEVLKTYIADTPLNSATITPKKEFVILGGGQAAMDVTRTSARQGKFEARFYHKIFEDEIGRVRGHFGPLNTVAADPTGKSYASGGEDGYVRVHHFDKGYFDFNYEVERERINRMQ; from the exons ATGAGGCCCATTCTTCTTGCCGGGCACGAGCGTGCGCTCACCCAGATCAG ATTCAACAAAGATGGCGACCTCATCTTCTCCGTCGCAAAGGATCAGCAAATCTGCGCCTGGTTCTCCCACAACGGCGAGCGACTTGGAACCTACCACGGCCACGTTGGTGCCATCTGGACAGTCGATGTCAACCCCACCTCAACCATGATCGCCTCCGGTTCTGCCGACAACACCATCCGTCTCTGGGAAGTCAAGACTGGCCGTCTCATCAAGACCTGGGAGTTCCCCACCGCCGTCAAGCGAGTCGAGTTCAACGAAGATGCCACCAAGTTGCTGGGAGTTACCGAGAAGCGAATGGGTTACCTCTCcaacatcgtcgtcatcgacatcaacccCGATCTCAACGCTGAGCAGACCGACGAGAAGGCTCTCACTATTGTTTGCGACGAGAGCAAGGCCACCGTTGCTGGATGGAGTGCTCTCAGCAAGTACATCATTGCCGGACATGAGGATGGTAGCGTAAGCCGATACGATGCCAAGACTGGTGATCTCCTCGACAACGTTCCCGTCCATGAACTCAACCAGCCCATTGTCGATCTCCAGTGGTCTCCCGACCGTACCTACTTTATCACCGCATGCAAGGACAAGACCGCCAAG CTCATCTCTGCCCGCGATCTCGAGGTCCTCAAGACCTATATAGCCGACACACCCCTCAACAGTGCCACTATCACCCCCAAGAAGGAATTCGTCATCCTCGGTGGTGGTCAGGCCGCTATGGATGTTACCCGAACTTCTGCCCGTCAGGGTAAGTTCGAGGCTCGTTTCTATCACAAGATCTTCGAGGACGAGATTGGTCGTGTGCGAGGTCACTTCGGTCCTCTGAACACTGTCGCTGCCGATCCTACAGGCAAGAGCTACGCCAGCGGCGGAGAGGATGGATACGTGCGAGTTCACCACTTCGACAAGGGTTACTTCGACTTCAACTACGAGGTTGAGAGGGAACGAATCAACCGAATGCAGTAG